From Penicillium psychrofluorescens genome assembly, chromosome: 6, one genomic window encodes:
- a CDS encoding uncharacterized protein (ID:PFLUO_009204-T1.cds;~source:funannotate), producing the protein MQYAPFASDIELPFYTALASHKINHDKLDDSARTLRGLYEIRSTDPANASCRMQIHGNSLTSDDVPAGCYRAEGMIRNVNTVEEYRNMDKSQMLHQAGQTIWDAINDATIYSCPSLLSSFVILSFADLKSYKFHYWFAFPAIHSDPPWVPIESTLSQAGPSRQGTETSLTTGTYLSSQESASLVDAVQTWCYGVDARQQGFFLARRRKSSASGTKATQGDASPADCTWAIAALSEYENHFFTGAKFEDSYVCFADPSNYENAPGWMLRNLLVVVQHRWKLKKVQILRYRDVQSKRDQGRSIVLQLESRSEPGTDDAKPTQSTGPLPKVTGWERNPAGKLSGRMVNLTEYMDPKRLADQSVDLNLKLMKWRISPALDLDKIKHTKCLLLGAGTLGSYVARNLMGWGVKKITFVDKGTVSFSNPVRQPLFNFDDCLNGGAQKAHRASQALTEIYPGVDTVGHVLSVPMAGHPIVDEGETRANFDTLKSLVEEHDAIFLLMDTRESRWLPTVMGRAAGKIVMNAALGFDSFVVMRHGIGGGEGEIADLGCYFCNDVVAPVNSIKDQTLDQQCTVTRPGVAAIASALLVELLVSVLQHPKGPAAPATSTSKDEVESHPLGLVPHQIRGFLSTFENMSVTGRSYSSCSACSDKIINAYREHGWDFVKNALNEPGYVEELSGLKEVHEKAEAALANVEWDEESENEGVEIL; encoded by the exons ATGCAGTACGCACCCTTTGCCTCCGATATCGAGCTCCCTTTTTACACGGCCCTCGCTTCCCACAAGATCAACCATGACAAGCTAGACGATTCTGCCCGCACCCTGCGGGGTCTCTATGAGATCCGCTCCACGGACCCCGCCAATGCTTCATGTCGCATGCAGATCCATGGAAATTCTCTGACCAGCGACGA CGTGCCCGCGGGCTGCTACCGGGCCGAGGGCATGATCCGAAATGTCAACACCGTCGAGGAGTATCGGAACATGGACAAGTCGCAGATGCTACATCAGGCTGGCCAGACG ATTTGGGATGCCATCAACGATGCGACAATCTACTCTTGCCCCTCCCTGCTATCGTCATTTGTGATCCTGTCATTCGCCGACCTCAAAAGCTACAAATTTCACTACTGGTTTGCGTTTCCGGCAATCCATTCAGATCCCCCGTGGGTTCCCATCGAATCCACGCTTTCCCAGGCGGGCCCGTCACGCCAAGGCACGGAAACAAGCCTCACCACTGGAACGTATCTGTCTTCACAGGAGAGTGCATCCCTGGTAGATGCCGTTCAGACCTGGTGCTATGGAGTCGATGCCCGGCAGCAAGGTTTTTTCCTAGCACGAAGGCGGAAGAGCTCCGCCTCAGGAACCAAGGCGACACAAGGAGACGCCTCTCCAGCAGATTGCACCTGGGCGATAGCGGCACTGTCGGAGTACGAAAATCATTTCTTTACCGGCGCTAAATTTGAGGACAGCTATGTGTGCTTTGCGGACCCATCAAATTATGAGAATGCACCCGGGTGGATGCTGCGGAACCTTCTGGTTGTCGTCCAACATCGGTGGAAGTTGAAAAAAGTGCAAATCTTACGGTACCGCGATGTGCAGTCAAAGCGGGACCAGGGCCGCAGCATCGTCTTACAACTGGAATCCCGTTCGGAGCCAGGCACCGACGATGCGAAGCCCACGCAGAGCACGGGGCCGTTGCCGAAGGTGACAGGCTGGGAGCGTAATCCCGCTGGCAAATTGTCCGGGAGAATGGTCAATCTGACGGAATACATGGATCCAAAAAG GCTGGCTGATCAATCGGTCGATCTGAACCTGAAGCTCATGAAATGGCGAATCAGCCCGGCGCTGGATCTAGACAAGATCAAGCATACTAAATGCCTCTTACTCGGGGCTGGCACCCTCGGTAGCTACGTCGCTCGGAATCTAATG GGCTGGGGTGTAAAGAAAATCACATTTGTGGACAAAGGAACCGTGTCATTTTCCAATCCCGTTCGACAACCACTCTTCAATTTTGACGACTGCTTGAACGGTGGCGCGCAGAAGGCGCATCGAGCATCCCAGGCCCTGACAGAGATCTACCCCGGGGTAGATACCGTGGGGCATGTCCTCTCCGTGCCTATGGCTGGTCATCCGATAGTAGATGAAGGCGAGACGCGCGCAAATTTCGACACCCTCAAAAgcctggtcgaggagcacgATGCCATCTTCCTGCTCATGGATACCCGAGAGTCACGCTGGTTACCCACTGTGATGGGCAGAGCAGCCGGGAAGATCGTGATGAATGCGGCATTGGGATTTGATTCTTTTGTCGTGATGCGGCATGGCATCGGCGGAGGTGAGGGTGAGATCGCCGACCTCGGTTGCTATTTCTGCAACGACGTCGTGGCTCCAGTCAAT TCGATTAAGGACCAGACGCTTGATCAGCAGTGTACCGTCACCCGTCCTGGCGTGGCTGCCATAGCATCTGCGTTGCTGGTCGAATTGCTCGTGTCGGTCCTGCAGCACCCCAAAGGGCCTGCGGCGCCGGCCACCTCAACCTCGAAGGACGAAGTCGAGAGTCACCCTCTTGGGCTTGTGCCTCATCAAATACGAGGATTCCTCTCCACATTTGAGAACATGTCGGTCACTGGCAGGAGTTACAGTAGCTGCAGCGCCTGCTccgacaagatcatcaatgCATATAGGGAGCACGGTTGGGACTTCGTGAAAAATGCCCTCAACGAACCCGGCTATGTGGAGGAACTAAGCGGGCTTAAGGAG GTTCATGAGAAAGCGGAAGCCGCGCTAGCCAACGTTGAGTGGGACGAAGAGTCTGAGAATGAGGGCGTTGAGATTCTGTAG
- a CDS encoding uncharacterized protein (ID:PFLUO_009210-T1.cds;~source:funannotate), which produces MAESSEPTTQQDTKTRLDDLIARAAAKDATKDYNSASELYSQATELQAELNGELSAENAALLYAYGKSLYNVAVSKSDVLGSKVAGEPQSQPSKSPPANTKSAGSTSVGENIVQDAITNAMSKNAASTKGESTESDAAQSKPYFQFTGDENFVDSDSEDEDNEGQAGGEEDEDDFANAFEVLDLARILYLKKLATVEEGQDGKGKSTEMPADVKHIKERLAETYDLQAEISLEAERFKDAVTDLRTALDLRYALYPFEDASVAECHYKLSLALEFASVQQDEGEEKAAKVDEEMRSEAVTQMERAIESCKARMVQEGKKLDTEKNLDEDKATATRRKIANVKEIIGDMEQRLVDLRRAPVSIEQNDRENEAMLKGILGQIVGQPETDQIARLDAVSKEATDLSAFVRRKPAKPSQPSASSTASKRPPEDSATENDSKRARVEDAPPAS; this is translated from the exons ATGGCCGAGTCGTCCGAGCCGACAACCCAGCAAGATACCAAGACCCGTCTCGATGACCTGATTGCACGCGCCGCTGCAAAAGATGCAACCAAAGATTACAATTCCGCCTCGGAGCTCTATTCGCAAGCGACCGAGTTGCAGGCCGAGCTGAATGGGGAACTCTCGGCAGAGAACGCCGCTCTCCTCTACGCCTACGGCAAGTCGCTCTACAATGTGGCCGTGAGCAAAAGTGATGTCCTTGGATCCAAGGTGGCCGGAGAACCTCAATCGCAACCCAGCAAGTCGCCGCCTGCCAATACAAAATCTGCTGGGTCGACATCCGTCGGTGAGAACATTGTTCAAGACGCGATTACAAATGCCATGTCCAAGAATGCGGCCAGCACCAAGGGTGAAAGCACCGAATCGGATGCGGCGCAATCCAAGCCGTACTTCCAGTTTACTGGCGATGAGAATTTCGTAGATTCCGActcggaggacgaggataATGAAGGTCAGgccggtggtgaggaggatgaggacgactTTGCCAATGCTTTTGAGGTCCTCGATCTGGCCCGCATTCTCTATCTCAAGAAACTAGCCACGGTGGAGGAGGGCCAAGATGGCAAAGGGAAGTCGACTGAAATGCCTGCGGACGTGAAACACATCAAGGAGCGGCTTGCGGAAACATACGATCTCCAAGCCGAGATCTCCCTGGAGGCGGAGAGATTCAAGGATGCGGTTACCGATCTGAGAACGGCCCTTGACCTGCGGTACGCGCTATATCCGTTTGAGGACGCCTCGGTGGCCGAGTGTCATTACAAGCTCTCGCTCGCACTTGAATTTGCATCAGTTCAGCAAGatgaaggggaagaaaaggccgccaaggtggatgaggagatgagATCGGAGGCTGTGACCCAGATGGAACGCGCCATTGAGAGCTGCAAGGCCCGGATGGTTCAAGAGGGAAAGAAACTGGACACCGAAAAGAATTTGGATGAGGACAAGGCCACGGCAACAAGGCGGAAAATCGCCAATGTAAAGGAGATCATCGGCGACATGGAACAAAGA CTCGTTGATCTCCGCCGGGCACCGGTCTCGATTGAACAGAACGATCGGGAGAACGAAGCCATGCTCAAGGGCATCCTCGGTCAGATCGTCGGCCAGCCCGAAACGGATCAGATAGCACGCCTCGATGCGGTCAGCAAAGAAGCCACCGACCTGTCAGCGTTTGTCCGGCGAAAGCCTGCCAAGCCCTCTCAgccctcggcctcttccACCGCCTCCAAAAGACCTCCAGAGGATTCAGCCACAGAGAATGACTCCAAACGCGCGCGAGTTGAGGACGCTCCTCCGGCCAGTTAG
- a CDS encoding uncharacterized protein (ID:PFLUO_009209-T1.cds;~source:funannotate) — protein sequence MPQDQSVKVFPFPKFLISSSPFRTNPNSWFARPKLPKSTPDPKFLDGHVSYLRCSNCAAHLCLTSQIISKGFTGRHGRAYLVSAEPVASAVSISASSSPTASLPNTVLQRPVPRQLVTGAHTVSDVSCAFCGSVLGWKYVAAEEESQRYKVGKFILETKKITASSCWESPPNANAPAEVLEETESGLEAGMEFDSQDEDECEDLFAGIWTPGLATRRRSRKIERPGMFGMS from the coding sequence ATGCCCCAAGATCAGTCTGTCAAGGTCTTCCCTTTTCCCAAGTTCCtaatctcttcttcccccttCCGCACCAACCCAAACAGCTGGTTCGCTCGCCCGAAGCTTCCGAAGTCCACCCCGGACCCCAAATTCCTGGATGGCCATGTCTCATACCTTCGCTGCTCGAACTGTGCAGCTCATCTTTGCCTGACCTCTCAGATTATCAGCAAGGGCTTTACGGGTCGCCATGGTCGTGCGTACCTGGTGTCAGCAGAGCCCGTGGCTAGCGCGGTATCTATCAGCGCGTCATCGTCCCCGACCGCGTCGCTTCCCAACACCGTGCTCCAGCGCCCAGTGCCGCGCCAGCTCGTCACGGGCGCTCATACAGTGAGCGATGTCAGCTGTGCGTTCTGCGGGAGCGTGCTGGGCTGGAAGTATGtggccgcggaggaggaatcccAGCGGTACAAGGTCGGCAAGTTCATCCTGGAAACCAAGAAGATCACCGCGTCCTCCTGCTGGGAGTCACCGCCAAACGCCAACGCTCCTGCAGAGGTGCTGGAAGAGACCGAATCCGGTTTGGAGGCTGGCATGGAGTTTGACAGCCAAGATGAGGATGAGTGCGAGGACCTGTTCGCCGGCATCTGGACCCCAGGTTTGGCCACCCGCCGACGAAGCCGCAAAATTGAGCGGCCGGGGATGTTTGGAATGTCATAA
- a CDS encoding uncharacterized protein (ID:PFLUO_009207-T1.cds;~source:funannotate) has translation MSSSVHFKFKSQKEPSRVTFDGTGISVFELKREIISQSRLGDGSDFELSIYNEDTGEEYDDDTTIIPRSTSVIARRLPAARPGKGGAARYVSGKMPVNARNARNEPSAVGRSASGGGGVSNNVLELNNAQTEEEKINALFNLQASQWKEQQQEMANATPVPFGRGRGKPVNIPDHPPPPGYLCYRCREKGHWIQACPTNNDPKFDGKYRVKRSTGIPRSLQTKVEKPESLAPDGSADDSRNTGVMVNADGDFVVARPDKAAWELYQEKAKASAAAAAEAAAAEESKALQARGLECPIDKRMFLEPTKTPCCQRTYCNDCITNALIESDFVCPGCGTEGVLLDNLTPDDEAVSNIKAFEAEKADAKKEKEKQSAGQDGLLANEGPDAAAQGSPVSREPPPTQASESAPTQSKKRPAEDEPAQRDTGRSSPGNVAKKQKAGDGEPDAPNADASVPEGATNAAQMPFNPQMPFGPMGMQGMPPVPFSGPGFGNDAMGFMNPMFANGMAPGWNPMNMPFNPLPAGMFGDGSMPNGFPNMYNGDGSMPMFPMAQGPGAMAPNPGFQGPGVNNFSNQQRTAFGGPYSREDDSPYFRQPVNPQRHQARNRRVRPSDYREL, from the exons ATGTCATCATCTGTTCATTTCAAATTCAAATCCCAAAAGGAACCCTCAAGAGTCACGTTCGATGGCACTGGTATTTCGGTCTTTGAGCTCAAAAGAGAGATCATCAGCCAGAGTAGATTGGGCGATGGATCTGACTTTGAGCTGTCCATCTACAATGAGGACACTGGGGAGG AgtacgacgacgacaccacCATTATCCCTCGGTCGACGTCCGTGATCGCCCGCCGGCTGCCTGCCGCGCGTCCGGGCAAGGGTGGCGCTGCTCGTTATGTCTCGGGCAAAATGCCTGTCAATGCTCGCAATGCCCGCAATGAACCGTCCGCGGTTGGACGATCGGCCtcgggtggtggcggcgtcaGCAACAACGTGCTGGAACTCAACAATGCACagacggaagaagagaaaatcaatGCCCTTTTCAACCTGCAGGCCAGTCAATGGAAAGAGCAGCAACAGGAAATGGCCAA TGCGACTCCAGTACCATTTGGGCGTGGCAGAGGCAAACCAGTCAATATCCCAGATCACCCTCCACCTCCCGGGTATCTTTGCTACCGGTGCAGAGAAAAAG GTCATTGGATTCAAGCATGCCCGACCAACAACGACCCCAAGTTCGACGGCAAATACCGAGTCAAGCGCTCCACAGGTATCCCGCGCTCACTTCAAACCAAAGTCGAGAAACCAGAATCATTGGCCCCGGATGGCTCCGCTGATGACTCGAGGAACACGGGGGTCATGGTCAATGCCGATGGGGATTTTGTCGTTGCAAGACCGGATAAGGCCGCTTGGGAACTGTACCAggaaaaggccaaggcatctgcggcggcggcagcggagGCGGCTGCAGCGGAGGAAAGCAAGGCACTGCAGGCGCGAGGTCTGGAGTGTCCCATTGACAAGAGGATGTTCTTAGAGCCGACAAAAACACCATGCTGCCAGAGGACCTATTGCAATGATTGTATCACAAATGCCTTGATTGAAAGTGACTTTGTTTGCCCGGGGTGTGGAACGGAAGGTGTCCTCCTCGATAATCTCACCCCGGATGACGAGGCCGTCTCCAACATCAAGGCGTTCGAAGCTGAGAAGGCCGatgcaaagaaagagaaggaaaagcagtCTGCTGGCCAGGATGGCTTGTTAGCCAACGAAGGCCCTGACGCTGCGGCCCAAGGGTCCCCAGTATCCAGAGAGCCACCGCCCACCCAAGCCTCTGAAAGTGCGCCGACCCaatcgaagaagagaccaGCAGAGGATGAGCCAGCCCAGCGTGATACGGGAAGGTCGAGCCCCGGAAACgtggccaagaagcagaaggccggagatggagaacctGATGCGCCGAATGCTGATGCTTCGGTACCAGAGGGAGCCACAAATGCTGCTCAGATGCCCTTCAATCCCCAGATGCCGTTTGGTCCCATGGGAATGCAAGGCATGCCCCCTGTACCCTTTTCCGGACCAGGGTTTGGGAATGATGCGATGGGATTCATGAACCCGATGTTTGCCAATGGCATGGCCCCCGGGTGGAACCCGATGAACATGCCCTTTAATCCCCTTCCGGCCGGGATGTTTGGCGATGGCTCCATGCCGAATGGATTTCCCAACATGTACAATGGCGACGGGTCGATGCCGATGTTTCCGATGGCGCAGGGACCCGGTGCGATGGCCCCCAATCCCGGCTTTCAGGGACCGGGCGTCAATAATTTCTCCAACCAACAACGGACGGCCTTTGGGGGTCCATATTCTCGGGAAGATGACTCACCCTACTTCCGCCAGCCTGTGAATCCACAGCGCCACCAGGCTCGGAATCGAAGAGTGCGGCCCAGTGACTATCGCGAGCTGTGA
- a CDS encoding uncharacterized protein (ID:PFLUO_009208-T1.cds;~source:funannotate), translating into MANYISNHSSNHQLHRSLEQDSQTSILASCYTVEPSTTKVHGFHYCTTLGAGSKSPLRRPPLELPASGAESSWPRNHWPGSKGEAAYTIPEECERLFCDKLTATFLGEGSFARQESLGMDAFNGIQHHDRVLKWIEVWDYFADAIFRGFVTGTDGERTLFVFLEENALGQGLKSGLIALFELAGMSSFGCSQIVACVSRSEHATEMELVRNLGWCGFSLTTLEPWTTGADVSSKWLFLGAEV; encoded by the exons ATGGCGAATTACATCAGTAATCACAGTAGTAATCATCAACTGCATCGATCCCTCGAGCAGGACTCTCAGACTAGCATTCTTGCCAGCTGCTACACCGTGGAGCCGTCAACCACCAAGGTCCACGGCTTCCACTACTGCACTACGCTGGGGGCCG GGTCTAAATCACCGCTTCGAAGACCTCCCCTTGAGCTCCCCGCCTCCGGCGCGGAGAGCAGCTGGCCTCGCAACCACTGGCCAGGGTCCAAAGGGGAGGCAGCGTATACCATCCCGGAAGAGTGTGAGAGGCTCTTCTGTGACAAACTGACCGCGACATTCCTTGGTGAGGGGAGTTTCGCGCGACAGGAGTCACTGGGGATGGATGCGTTTAACGGCATCCAGCATCATGACCGGGTCCTGAAATGGATTGAAGTATGGGACTACTTTGCGGATGCGATCTTTCGGGGATTCGTGACCGGAACGGATGGCGAGAGGACGCTATTCGTATTCCTGGAGGAGAATGCACTGGGGCAGGGCCTCAAGTCGGGGCTGATCGCGCTCTTTGAACTGGCGGGAATGTCGAGCTTTGGGTGCTCCCAAATTGTCGCCTGCGTCAGTCGTTCAGAACATGCAACCGAAATGGAGCTGGTCCGGAACCTGGGATGGTGCGGGTTCAGCCTGACGACGCTGGAGCCCTGGACCACCGGGGCCGATGTCAGCAGCAAGTGGCTTTTCTTGGGAGCCGAGGTATAa
- a CDS encoding uncharacterized protein (ID:PFLUO_009205-T1.cds;~source:funannotate), protein MLIGLCGGICAGKHAIAEYLIQVQGFQLLELASKRHHRIADEPDDDLRLQASQIRKRSDAQSADLVFEDADTLLEFATKRWQERWVTTDIADGNTLDRFLLRPFFLLVSVDAPVSLRWKRFADRCRRRQLDPPDLEKFVIWNDRHLYARDIGRVYLTDRAQVRLFNSSSSLQELHHALQALELADEQRLRPNWDQYFMQLASLAAQRSNCMKRRVGCVLVRERRVISTGYNGTPRHLTNCNEGGCPRCNRGDGGGVGLSTCLCIHAEENALLEAGRERIREGAILYCDTCPCLTCTVKLAQVGISEVVYSQSYNMDRDSAAILEAAGVRLRQFSPPSNGLIYLQDTGEKTIN, encoded by the exons ATGCTCATTGGCTTATGTGGCGGTATCTGCGCCGGCAAACATGCCATTGCCGAATACTTGATTCAGGTCCAAGGCTTTCAGCTCCTTGAGCTCGCCTCCAAACGCCACCATCGCATCgccgacgagcccgacgatgACCTCCGCCTACAGGCCTCGCAGATCCGCAAGAGGAGCGATGCCCAATCCGCAGACCTGGTCTTCGAAGACGCCGATACCCTGCTTGAATTCGCGACCAAGCGATGGCAGGAACGCTGGGTCACCACCGATATTGCCGATGGCAACACCCTCGACCGCTTCCTTCTACgtcccttctttctcctcgtGAGTGTCGACGCTCCCGTGAGCCTGCGGTGGAAGCGCTTCGCCGAccgctgccgaagaagaCAGCTGGATCCACCCGACCTGGAAAAGTTTGTGATCTGGAACGACCGTCACCTGTACGCGAGGGACATCGGCCGGGTCTATCTTACCGATCGAGCCCAGGTACGTCTGTTCaattcctcatcctccctccAGGAACTGCACCACGccctccaggccctcgaACTCGCCGATGAGCAACGACTGCGTCCAAACTGGGATCAATATTTCATGCAGCTGGCCTCTTTGGCGGCCCAACGGAGCAATTGCATGAAAAGACGGGTCGGCTGTGTGCTGGTTCGGGAACGGCGAGTGATCAGCACCGGATATAATGGGACTCCGCGACACCTCACGAACTGCAATGAGGGTGGAT GTCCGAGGTGCAAccgcggagatggaggcggcgtggGCCTGTCGACCTGTCTGTGTATCCACGCCGAGGAGAACGCGCTGCTCGAGGCGGGTCGCGAACGGATTCGGGAGGGAGCCATTCTATATTGTGACAC ATGTCCCTGTTTGACCTGCACCGTCAAGCTCGCCCAAGTGGGCATCTCCGAGGTGGTTTACTCTCAAAGCTACAATATGGACCGAGAT AGTGCCGCGATTCTCGAAGCTGCCGGTGTCCGCCTGCGACAGTTCAGTCCG CCCTCCAACGGACTCATCTATTTACAGGATACTGGAGAGAAGACCATCAACTAG
- a CDS encoding uncharacterized protein (ID:PFLUO_009206-T1.cds;~source:funannotate), with protein sequence MPTVHLLDYVAGNIRSLVNAINQVGYEVEWIKSPDDVKNAEKLILPGVGHFGHCLSQLNKGGYLEPIRQHIDAGKPFMGICVGLQALFQGSEEDTDVPGLGLIPTRMRQFNDSTKSVPHIGWNSAMNTHFGGSTERSFYGLRPTSKYYYVHSYAALYESGSLESDGWSVATATYGEEEFIGAIARDNIFATQFHPEKSGQAGLRVIRAFLNSDKDHLLSPDMVVGKGEDGLTRRVIACLDVRTNDSGDLVVTKGDQYDVREKSEMDAGGQVRNLGKPVDMAKKYYEQGADEVTFLNITSFRNCPLADTPMLEILRRTSETVFVPLTIGGGIKDAVDTDGTHVSALDVATMYFKSGADKVSIGSDAVFAAEDYYSAGEKLSGQTAIETISNAYGKQAVVVSVDPKRVYVDRPEHTHHHTLKTVHPNAAGQSYCWYQCTVKGGRETRDMDVRQLVQAVEAMGAGEILLNCIDKDGSNSGFDLELINDVKAAIKIPVIASSGAGNPGHFAEVFRKTTTDAALGAGMFHRGEYTVSQVKDYLQADGFLVRQFEADQ encoded by the exons ATGCCTACCGTGCACTTGCTCGACTACGTGGCCGGGAACATCCGTTCCTTGGTCAATGCCATCAATCAGGTCGGCTACGAAGTCGAATGGATTAAATCTCCCGATGACGTGAAGAATGCCGAG AAACTGATCCTCCCCGGCGTCGGTCACTTCGGCCATTGTCTTTCGCAGCTCAACAAAGGAGGGTATTTGGAACCAATCCGACAGCATATCGATGCGGGAAAACCCTTCATGGGTATTTGCGTTGGCCTACAGGCGCTCTTCCAAGGCTCAGAGGAAGACACCGATGTCCCCGGACTGGGCTTGATTCCGACGCGCATGCGGCAGTTTAATGATAGCACCAAGAGCGTGCCACACATTGGTTGGAACTCGGCCATGAACACCCACTTCGGAGGTTCAACGGAGCGGAGTTTCTATGGATTGCGGCCGACAAGCAAATACTACTACGTTCATTCTTACGCAGCTCTCTACGAATCGGGCAGTCTTGAGAGTGATGGATGGTCGGTCGCCACGGCCACTTacggcgaggaggagttCATCGGCGCCATTGCCCGAGACAATATCTTCGCAACACAATTCCACCCCGAGAAGAGCGGCCAGGCTGGGCTGCGTGTCATCCGTGCATTCTTAAACAGCGATAAAGACCATTTGCTCTCTCCGGACATGGTTGTGGGCAAAGGAGAGGACGGGCTGACTCGCAGAGTTATTGCCTGTCTTGATGTACGAACGAATGACTCGGGCGATCTGGTCGTCACCAAAGGTGACCAATACGATGTGCGTGAGAAGAGTGAAATGGACGCTGGTGGCCAGGTCCGAAATCTGGGAAAGCCCGTCGACATGGCCAAGAAGTATTACGAGCAAGGAGCGGACGAGGTCACTTTCCTGAACATAACCTCTTTCCGCAACTGCCCACTCGCCGACACGCCCATGTTGGAAATCCTGCGGAGGACATCGGAGACCGTCTTCGTGCCCCTGACGATTGGTGGAGGAATCAAAGACGCCGTGGATACGGATGGTACTCACGTCTCCGCTCTGGATGTGGCCACCATGTATTTCAAGTCCGGTGCTGACAAGGTCAGCATTGGCTCGGACGCGGTTTTTGCTGCCGAAGATTACTACAGCGCCGGCGAAAAGCTCAGCGGCCAAACAGCGATTGAGACGATCTCCAACGCCTATGGAAAGCAGGCCGTGGTGGTGAGTGTCGATCCGAAACGGGTCTACGTGGACCGACCCGAGCACACCCACCATCATACCCTCAAAACCGTGCATCCCAATGCTGCGGGGCAAAGCTATTGCTGGTACCAGTGCACGGTAAAGGGCGGACGGGAAACCCGCGACATGGACGTGCGACAGCTGGTGCAGGCGGTTGAGGCCATGGGAGCCGGAGAAATTCTGCTGAACTGCATTGACAAGGACGGGAGCAACAGTGGGTTCGACCTAGAATTGATCAACGACGTCAAGGCCGCGATCAAGATCCCCGTCATTGCTTCCAGCGGGGCAGGGAACCCCGGGCACTTTGCCGAGGTGTTCCGGAAGACAACGACGGACGCAGCCCTGGGGGCAGGTATG TTTCACCGAGGAGAGTATACCGTGAGCCAGGTTAAGGATTATCTTCAGGCGGATGGGTTCCTGGTTCGTCAATTTGAGGCTGACCAGTGA